A genomic stretch from Halichoerus grypus chromosome 5, mHalGry1.hap1.1, whole genome shotgun sequence includes:
- the ZNF7 gene encoding zinc finger protein 7 isoform X1: protein MCLRHTMRWSQNEAGTQGSLGCWCMSFQEAVTFGDVAVHFSREEWQCLDPGQRALYKEVMLENHSSVAGLAGFLVFKPELISRLEQGQEPWVIDLKGVEGREGARTFLTDSAVGIAGEQACEDMDVLKSEPCVAMVRSPPQGFPQSSSFRDTSESEVWSESKPSSLLQKNRLNTGTVAPRKTFAKEGAQGCGELESSGGLGCQPGKSQGGAAEGTSRRCDMCGTSFRSASDLALRPDINTQKKPNRCPECKRKLPDCLQGKHGSNCHGEKPYECEECGKVFRLCSQLNQHQRIHTGEKPFKCIECGKAFRLSSKLIQHQRIHTGEKPYRCEECGKAFGQSSSLIHHQRVHTGERPYGCRECGKAFSQQSQLVRHQRTHTGERPYPCQECGKAFSQSSTLAQHQRMHAGDKPQLPRNPDGPSLVAHQRSHPTEKPFKCDECGKAFRWVSRLSQHQLTHTGEKPYKCNKCAKAFGCSSRLIRHQRTHTGEKPFKCEECGKGFVQGSHLIQHQRIHTGEKPYECSDCGKAFSQSSSLIYHQRIHKGEKPYECLECGKAFSMSTQLTIHQRVHTGERPYKCTECGKAFSQNSTLFQHQIIHAGVKPYGCSECGKAFSRSSYLIEHQRIHTRAQWYHEYGNTLEASTHVSRKKVNTVKKLHKCNECEKIFRWRSHLIIHQRIHTGEKPYKCNECGKAFNRSSRLTQHQKIHMG, encoded by the exons CAGGGTTCCTGGTCTTCAAGCCTGAGCTGATCTCCCGgctggagcaggggcaggagccATGGGTCATTGACCTGAAGGGAGTcgaggggagagagggggcaaGAACCTTCCTTACAG aTTCTGCAGTTGGGATTGCAGGTGAGCAGGCCTGTGAGGACATGGATGTTCTAAAATCAGAACCCTGTGTGGCGATGGTCAGAAGCCCCCCACAGGGTTTTCCTCAGAGTTCTAGCTTTAGAGACACCTCTGAGTCTGAGGTCTGGTCAGAGAGTAAGCCAAGCTCCCTCCTCCAGAAAAACCGCTTGAACACAGGGACTGTGGCTCCCAGGAAGACCTTCGCCAAGGAGGGTGCCCAGGGATGTGGCGAGCTGGAGAGCAGTGGTGGCCTGGGTTGTCAGCCTGGCAAAAGTCAGGGGGGTGCCGCCGAAGGGACATCCCGAAGATGTGACATGTGTGGCACAAGTTTCAGATCTGCTTCAGACCTTGCTCTGCGTCCAGACATTAATACGCAGAAGAAACCTAACAGATGTCCAGAGTGCAAAAGAAAATTACCTGATTGTTTACAGGGGAAACATGGAAGTAACTGCCATGGAGAGAAGCCGTATGAATGTGAGGAGTGTGGGAAAGTCTTCAGGTTGTGCTCACAGCTTAATCAGCATCAGAGAATCCACACTGGAGAAAAGCCATTCAAATGCATCGAGTGTGGAAAAGCCTTTCGTCTGAGCTCAAAACTTATTCAGCATCAAAGAATTCATACCGGAGAGAAGCCCTACAGGTGTGAGGAGTGTGGAAAGGCCTTTGGTCAGAGCTCCAGCCTCATCCACCACCAGAGGGTCCACACGGGGGAGAGGCCCTATGGCTGTCgggagtgtgggaaggccttcagccAGCAGTCCCAGCTGGTCAGACACCAGAGGACCCACACCGGGGAGAGGCCCTACCCATGCCaggagtgtgggaaggccttcagccAGAGCTCGACCCTGGCTCAGCACCAGCGCATGCACGCTGGGGACAAACCTCAGCTTCCAAGGAACCCAGATGGCCCCAGCCTTGTTGCACATCAGAGAAGCCACCCTACAGAGAAACCATTTAAGTGTGACGAGTGTGGAAAGGCCTTCAGGTGGGTGTCTCGCCTTAGTCAGCACCAGCTGacccacactggagagaaaccttataaatGCAACAAGTGTGCAAAAGCCTTTGGTTGTAGTTCACGGCTTATTCGCCACCAGAGAActcacactggagaaaaaccaTTTAAGTGTGAGGAATGTGGGAAAGGCTTTGTCCAGGGCTCACACCTAATTCAGCACCAGAGAATTCACACCGGAGAGAAGCCCTACGAGTGCAGTGACTGTGGAAAAGCCTTCAGCCAGAGCTCAAGCCTCATTTACCATCAGAGAATCCATAAGGGAGAGAAGCCCTACGAGTGCCTCGAatgtggaaaagctttcagtATGAGCACACAGCTCACGATACATCAAAGGGTCCACACTGGGGAGAGACCCTACAAGTGTACTGAGTGCGGGAAAGCCTTCAGTCAAAACTCAACCCTTTTCCAGCACCAGATAATCCATGCAGGAGTGAAGCCCTACGGATGTAGcgagtgtgggaaagccttcagtcgGAGCTCCTATCTTATCGAGCATCAGAGGATCCACACTCGGGCCCAGTGGTATCATGAGTACGGGAATACCTTGGAAGCTTCTACCCACGTGAGCCGTAAAAAAGTCAATACTGTAAAGAAACTgcataaatgtaatgaatgtgagaaaatattcaGGTGGCGCTCACATCTCATTatacatcagagaattcacaccggagagaaaccttacaaatgtaatGAATGCGGCAAAGCTTTTAATCGGAGCTCAAGGCTTACTCAGCATCAGAAAATTCACATGGGATAG
- the ZNF7 gene encoding zinc finger protein 7 isoform X3: MDAHPPSLMEAVTFGDVAVHFSREEWQCLDPGQRALYKEVMLENHSSVAGLAGFLVFKPELISRLEQGQEPWVIDLKGVEGREGARTFLTDSAVGIAGEQACEDMDVLKSEPCVAMVRSPPQGFPQSSSFRDTSESEVWSESKPSSLLQKNRLNTGTVAPRKTFAKEGAQGCGELESSGGLGCQPGKSQGGAAEGTSRRCDMCGTSFRSASDLALRPDINTQKKPNRCPECKRKLPDCLQGKHGSNCHGEKPYECEECGKVFRLCSQLNQHQRIHTGEKPFKCIECGKAFRLSSKLIQHQRIHTGEKPYRCEECGKAFGQSSSLIHHQRVHTGERPYGCRECGKAFSQQSQLVRHQRTHTGERPYPCQECGKAFSQSSTLAQHQRMHAGDKPQLPRNPDGPSLVAHQRSHPTEKPFKCDECGKAFRWVSRLSQHQLTHTGEKPYKCNKCAKAFGCSSRLIRHQRTHTGEKPFKCEECGKGFVQGSHLIQHQRIHTGEKPYECSDCGKAFSQSSSLIYHQRIHKGEKPYECLECGKAFSMSTQLTIHQRVHTGERPYKCTECGKAFSQNSTLFQHQIIHAGVKPYGCSECGKAFSRSSYLIEHQRIHTRAQWYHEYGNTLEASTHVSRKKVNTVKKLHKCNECEKIFRWRSHLIIHQRIHTGEKPYKCNECGKAFNRSSRLTQHQKIHMG; encoded by the exons CAGGGTTCCTGGTCTTCAAGCCTGAGCTGATCTCCCGgctggagcaggggcaggagccATGGGTCATTGACCTGAAGGGAGTcgaggggagagagggggcaaGAACCTTCCTTACAG aTTCTGCAGTTGGGATTGCAGGTGAGCAGGCCTGTGAGGACATGGATGTTCTAAAATCAGAACCCTGTGTGGCGATGGTCAGAAGCCCCCCACAGGGTTTTCCTCAGAGTTCTAGCTTTAGAGACACCTCTGAGTCTGAGGTCTGGTCAGAGAGTAAGCCAAGCTCCCTCCTCCAGAAAAACCGCTTGAACACAGGGACTGTGGCTCCCAGGAAGACCTTCGCCAAGGAGGGTGCCCAGGGATGTGGCGAGCTGGAGAGCAGTGGTGGCCTGGGTTGTCAGCCTGGCAAAAGTCAGGGGGGTGCCGCCGAAGGGACATCCCGAAGATGTGACATGTGTGGCACAAGTTTCAGATCTGCTTCAGACCTTGCTCTGCGTCCAGACATTAATACGCAGAAGAAACCTAACAGATGTCCAGAGTGCAAAAGAAAATTACCTGATTGTTTACAGGGGAAACATGGAAGTAACTGCCATGGAGAGAAGCCGTATGAATGTGAGGAGTGTGGGAAAGTCTTCAGGTTGTGCTCACAGCTTAATCAGCATCAGAGAATCCACACTGGAGAAAAGCCATTCAAATGCATCGAGTGTGGAAAAGCCTTTCGTCTGAGCTCAAAACTTATTCAGCATCAAAGAATTCATACCGGAGAGAAGCCCTACAGGTGTGAGGAGTGTGGAAAGGCCTTTGGTCAGAGCTCCAGCCTCATCCACCACCAGAGGGTCCACACGGGGGAGAGGCCCTATGGCTGTCgggagtgtgggaaggccttcagccAGCAGTCCCAGCTGGTCAGACACCAGAGGACCCACACCGGGGAGAGGCCCTACCCATGCCaggagtgtgggaaggccttcagccAGAGCTCGACCCTGGCTCAGCACCAGCGCATGCACGCTGGGGACAAACCTCAGCTTCCAAGGAACCCAGATGGCCCCAGCCTTGTTGCACATCAGAGAAGCCACCCTACAGAGAAACCATTTAAGTGTGACGAGTGTGGAAAGGCCTTCAGGTGGGTGTCTCGCCTTAGTCAGCACCAGCTGacccacactggagagaaaccttataaatGCAACAAGTGTGCAAAAGCCTTTGGTTGTAGTTCACGGCTTATTCGCCACCAGAGAActcacactggagaaaaaccaTTTAAGTGTGAGGAATGTGGGAAAGGCTTTGTCCAGGGCTCACACCTAATTCAGCACCAGAGAATTCACACCGGAGAGAAGCCCTACGAGTGCAGTGACTGTGGAAAAGCCTTCAGCCAGAGCTCAAGCCTCATTTACCATCAGAGAATCCATAAGGGAGAGAAGCCCTACGAGTGCCTCGAatgtggaaaagctttcagtATGAGCACACAGCTCACGATACATCAAAGGGTCCACACTGGGGAGAGACCCTACAAGTGTACTGAGTGCGGGAAAGCCTTCAGTCAAAACTCAACCCTTTTCCAGCACCAGATAATCCATGCAGGAGTGAAGCCCTACGGATGTAGcgagtgtgggaaagccttcagtcgGAGCTCCTATCTTATCGAGCATCAGAGGATCCACACTCGGGCCCAGTGGTATCATGAGTACGGGAATACCTTGGAAGCTTCTACCCACGTGAGCCGTAAAAAAGTCAATACTGTAAAGAAACTgcataaatgtaatgaatgtgagaaaatattcaGGTGGCGCTCACATCTCATTatacatcagagaattcacaccggagagaaaccttacaaatgtaatGAATGCGGCAAAGCTTTTAATCGGAGCTCAAGGCTTACTCAGCATCAGAAAATTCACATGGGATAG
- the ZNF7 gene encoding zinc finger protein 7 isoform X2: MDAHPPSLMGSLGCWCMSFQEAVTFGDVAVHFSREEWQCLDPGQRALYKEVMLENHSSVAGLAGFLVFKPELISRLEQGQEPWVIDLKGVEGREGARTFLTDSAVGIAGEQACEDMDVLKSEPCVAMVRSPPQGFPQSSSFRDTSESEVWSESKPSSLLQKNRLNTGTVAPRKTFAKEGAQGCGELESSGGLGCQPGKSQGGAAEGTSRRCDMCGTSFRSASDLALRPDINTQKKPNRCPECKRKLPDCLQGKHGSNCHGEKPYECEECGKVFRLCSQLNQHQRIHTGEKPFKCIECGKAFRLSSKLIQHQRIHTGEKPYRCEECGKAFGQSSSLIHHQRVHTGERPYGCRECGKAFSQQSQLVRHQRTHTGERPYPCQECGKAFSQSSTLAQHQRMHAGDKPQLPRNPDGPSLVAHQRSHPTEKPFKCDECGKAFRWVSRLSQHQLTHTGEKPYKCNKCAKAFGCSSRLIRHQRTHTGEKPFKCEECGKGFVQGSHLIQHQRIHTGEKPYECSDCGKAFSQSSSLIYHQRIHKGEKPYECLECGKAFSMSTQLTIHQRVHTGERPYKCTECGKAFSQNSTLFQHQIIHAGVKPYGCSECGKAFSRSSYLIEHQRIHTRAQWYHEYGNTLEASTHVSRKKVNTVKKLHKCNECEKIFRWRSHLIIHQRIHTGEKPYKCNECGKAFNRSSRLTQHQKIHMG; this comes from the exons CAGGGTTCCTGGTCTTCAAGCCTGAGCTGATCTCCCGgctggagcaggggcaggagccATGGGTCATTGACCTGAAGGGAGTcgaggggagagagggggcaaGAACCTTCCTTACAG aTTCTGCAGTTGGGATTGCAGGTGAGCAGGCCTGTGAGGACATGGATGTTCTAAAATCAGAACCCTGTGTGGCGATGGTCAGAAGCCCCCCACAGGGTTTTCCTCAGAGTTCTAGCTTTAGAGACACCTCTGAGTCTGAGGTCTGGTCAGAGAGTAAGCCAAGCTCCCTCCTCCAGAAAAACCGCTTGAACACAGGGACTGTGGCTCCCAGGAAGACCTTCGCCAAGGAGGGTGCCCAGGGATGTGGCGAGCTGGAGAGCAGTGGTGGCCTGGGTTGTCAGCCTGGCAAAAGTCAGGGGGGTGCCGCCGAAGGGACATCCCGAAGATGTGACATGTGTGGCACAAGTTTCAGATCTGCTTCAGACCTTGCTCTGCGTCCAGACATTAATACGCAGAAGAAACCTAACAGATGTCCAGAGTGCAAAAGAAAATTACCTGATTGTTTACAGGGGAAACATGGAAGTAACTGCCATGGAGAGAAGCCGTATGAATGTGAGGAGTGTGGGAAAGTCTTCAGGTTGTGCTCACAGCTTAATCAGCATCAGAGAATCCACACTGGAGAAAAGCCATTCAAATGCATCGAGTGTGGAAAAGCCTTTCGTCTGAGCTCAAAACTTATTCAGCATCAAAGAATTCATACCGGAGAGAAGCCCTACAGGTGTGAGGAGTGTGGAAAGGCCTTTGGTCAGAGCTCCAGCCTCATCCACCACCAGAGGGTCCACACGGGGGAGAGGCCCTATGGCTGTCgggagtgtgggaaggccttcagccAGCAGTCCCAGCTGGTCAGACACCAGAGGACCCACACCGGGGAGAGGCCCTACCCATGCCaggagtgtgggaaggccttcagccAGAGCTCGACCCTGGCTCAGCACCAGCGCATGCACGCTGGGGACAAACCTCAGCTTCCAAGGAACCCAGATGGCCCCAGCCTTGTTGCACATCAGAGAAGCCACCCTACAGAGAAACCATTTAAGTGTGACGAGTGTGGAAAGGCCTTCAGGTGGGTGTCTCGCCTTAGTCAGCACCAGCTGacccacactggagagaaaccttataaatGCAACAAGTGTGCAAAAGCCTTTGGTTGTAGTTCACGGCTTATTCGCCACCAGAGAActcacactggagaaaaaccaTTTAAGTGTGAGGAATGTGGGAAAGGCTTTGTCCAGGGCTCACACCTAATTCAGCACCAGAGAATTCACACCGGAGAGAAGCCCTACGAGTGCAGTGACTGTGGAAAAGCCTTCAGCCAGAGCTCAAGCCTCATTTACCATCAGAGAATCCATAAGGGAGAGAAGCCCTACGAGTGCCTCGAatgtggaaaagctttcagtATGAGCACACAGCTCACGATACATCAAAGGGTCCACACTGGGGAGAGACCCTACAAGTGTACTGAGTGCGGGAAAGCCTTCAGTCAAAACTCAACCCTTTTCCAGCACCAGATAATCCATGCAGGAGTGAAGCCCTACGGATGTAGcgagtgtgggaaagccttcagtcgGAGCTCCTATCTTATCGAGCATCAGAGGATCCACACTCGGGCCCAGTGGTATCATGAGTACGGGAATACCTTGGAAGCTTCTACCCACGTGAGCCGTAAAAAAGTCAATACTGTAAAGAAACTgcataaatgtaatgaatgtgagaaaatattcaGGTGGCGCTCACATCTCATTatacatcagagaattcacaccggagagaaaccttacaaatgtaatGAATGCGGCAAAGCTTTTAATCGGAGCTCAAGGCTTACTCAGCATCAGAAAATTCACATGGGATAG
- the COMMD5 gene encoding COMM domain-containing protein 5, which translates to MSGLGTAAPYLHYPGDSHSGRVSFLGAQLPPEVAAMPRLLGDLDRGTFRKLLKLVVSSLQGEDCREAVQRLRAGADLSEERLGVLLAGTNTLLQQAIRLPPASLKPDAFKDQLQELCIPQDLVTDLASVVFGSQRLLLNSVAGQQGAWLPHVAGLWWRVDVAISTSALARSLQPSVLMQLKLSDGSAFRFEIPTAKFQELRYSVALVLKEMADLEKRCELKLQD; encoded by the coding sequence ATGTCTGGCTTGGGGACTGCAGCTCCATACCTGCATTACCCTGGTGATAGCCACAGTGGCCGGGTGAGTTTCCTGGGGGCCCAGCTCCCCCCAGAAGTGGCAGCAATGCCCCGGCTCCTGGGAGACCTGGACAGGGGCACATTCAGAAAGTTGCTGAAGCTGGTGGTCAGCAGTCTACAGGGAGAGGACTGCCGGGAGGCTGTGCAGCGCCTCAGGGCTGGAGCAGACCTGTCGGAGGAACGGCTGGGTGTCCTCCTCGCTGGCACAAACACACTGCTCCAGCAGGCCATCCGGCTGCCCCCAGCCAGCCTGAAGCCTGACGCCTTCAAGGACCAGCTCCAGGAGCTCTGCATCCCCCAAGACCTGGTCACAGACTTGGCCAGTGTGGTGTTTGGGAGCCAACGGCTTCTCCTCAACTCTGTGGCCGGGCAGCAGGGGGCCTGGCTGCCCCATGTTGCCGGCTTGTGGTGGAGGGTGGACGTGGCAATCTCCACCAGTGCCCTGGCCCGCTCCCTGCAGCCAAGTGTCCTGATGCAGCTGAAGCTTTCAGATGGGTCGGCATTCCGCTTTGAGATCCCCACAGCCAAGTTCCAGGAGCTGCGGTACAGTGTGGCCCTGGTCCTCAAGGAGATGGCCGACCTGGAGAAGAGGTGTGAGCTCAAACTGCAGGACTGA